The DNA region CACAGTGTCATTAAATGTGAAGGTATCGAAAAAACCTACGGGAGCGGAGACAGTGCTGTTTTAGCTATCAAAAAAGCTGATTTTGAAATCTACTCAGGAGAAACGGTAGCTTTGCTAGGACCCAGCGGATCAGGGAAAACGACGCTTATTACGATGATCGGTTGTATCACCGAACCCAGCGGGGGTAAGTTGACGCTAAGCGGTGAATGTGTTTACGATAGCGGGTGGACGATACCCGATACGAGAAAAATTCGACGCGAAAAGATAGGGTTTATTTTTCAATCACACAACCTGATTCCCTTTTTAAATGTCCGCGAAAACATCACTTTGGTTCCACAAATGAACGGTGTAGGAGTGAATGAAGCTAACACAAAAGCAGTTGAACTTCTCGAATATCTGGGGGTAGGGGATAAGCTCGAAAAAATGCCCTCAGAACTTTCAGGAGGGCAGAGTCAGAGGGTAGCAATTGCACGATCTTTAGCAAACAATCCTCAAATAATCCTCGCGGATGAACCTACCGCCGCACTTGATTCACAGCGAGCTTTGTCGGTGATGGAGTTGCTTCGTTCACTGGCGCATGAACATGATGTCGCGATTATCGTCGTTACCCATGATGAACGGATGCTCCCTCTTTTTGACCGAATTTTGCGGGTGGAAGATGGAGTGGTTTTGGAAATGGCAAATTCATAGAGAGAGTGAAATTGACAATTTTATGAGATCGATTCAAATCGTTTATTCACAACATCCCAGTTAATATTTTTCATAAATGTCTCAACATACTCTTTGGCATTCGCACCAAAATCCATTTGATAAGAGTGTTCGTACATGTCCAAAGCCAGTAGAATCTCAGAATCCCATAACCCGTGCATATGATCCCACGACCATACATTTTCGACACTTTTAAGGCGATGATTGTAAACGAGAAGTATCCATCCAGATCCTCCGCCCAAAGAGAGAGCAGCTTTTTTAAACTCGTTTTCCCAGTTTTGTGTTGTTGTAAATACCGCAGAAATTTTATTAGCCAGAGCAGGTGACATTTGCCCTGATGCTCCAAGATTGTCAAAATGATATTCATGTAAAATCATCGAATTGACAGCTACCATCTGCTCGCGCTTGAGTGAACCGAGTTCAAAAGGTGCACTGGAAGAGGGGAGTGAAGCGATCTTTTCTTCAATCATTTTGGCTCTTTTGACAGCTCCTCCATAATTGTTTTGATGATGCGAGAGGATGATTTTCTCTGAAAACCCATTTAGTTTTTTAGGATTAAAGGCGAGGGGTCTGGGAGTATAAATCTCTGATTGAAGTTGACGTTGCAGTACTTGTGGTGTAGTGTCGGCTCCCATAATCGACGTTGCGGTTACCAGTGTACTCAATGCGATAAAATCCCGACGTTCCATTTAAAATCCTTACGTATGATATGAACCTATTTGTATCCAAATAAAGCATAATTCATAATTAAGACTATTTTGTCTTTAATTATTTTTCTTGTTTAATCATCTTGTCTTTTTTCCAAAAATAAGTGTCTCTCCATATCGGATACTCCACGCTATAAAAAGGAGTATCCATCCTGTAGATGCGATATCAAAAAGCCATCCATGTGATGCTCCGAGTGCCGTATCGATAGAGAGGACTAAACGCGCGAGGACGATGATTTGTGTCCACCAAAAAAGGGCGATCGTGAGTTTGTCCGCATATGGCGGCTGTCCTGAATGACCTAATGTAACACGTGTTCCAAACCCGATCAGTACAGTGGTTAAAAAACCGAGTACGAGCAGATGTGCCCCTGCAAAGAGAAAATCAAGAGAGGTTAGTGCTTCAATAATTTGAAGTATCCCACCGATCAAGAGTCCTGCTGGAAGCCAAAAGAGAGCGAGATGTAAAATCCATACAATCGCGGGGGAATGAAACGGGTGGAGGTTCCAGCGTAAAAACTCACGTAAGAGATAAAGGGCAAGGAGGATGCTGATAACCGCTTCGCCAATTGCAAAAGCACTCATTGCCAATAATGTTTTAATAATCAAAAATCCAAAAACAGTTTCAACAAAATAGTTGGATTTAGCTTCTTGTGAATGACTGAAAAAAGGGATCATCCGTTGCGCGACAGAAAAAGTGAGAAAGACAAAAAAGAAGTTTACGATGATCGGAACGATGATCTCAAACCATCCTTGAAAATCCCAAATCAAACTGATACCGTAAGCGATAATCCAGAGGAGGTGCGATGCGAGTGCAATACCATGTGCGATCAATATCCAATAGGGGTCTTGTTTTAGAGGAGATTGTCCGATTTTATAGACCCAGTGAAGGGTAAAAATCGCCATCACATGGGCAAATAAGCCTGCACACATCGCCACTAAAACCATCCATGGTGACACAAGCGAACCGATAAAAAAGAGAATAGATGCAATTTGATAGAGCCATACGATTCGGATGTAAACTTCTTTGGGAATGGTCATAGCGGTACAAAAACGGGGAAAAGTCGTAAATAAAAACCCGTGAAAGAACTGAGCAAAGACGATAAATGCGAGAGAGTAAAGGTGAAACTCGCGCTCAGAGACGGCTAGGGGTATGACACCTTTATGGGAGAGGGTGAAAAGAACCATTGATGCGATAGCCCACAAAACACCAAAAACGAAAAAAGGCTGATGGGGCTGGGATAAGAAATAGTTTTGTTTTTTTTGGGCAGTAGTTGAAAAGGTGCTCATAAGGGAATCCTCTGAAAATATTCGGGAGTATAACGAGATACTAAAGGGAAGATATTGACGAAGGTCAAGAATATAATTTGACCTGAGTCAATTTTTTGACCTTCTGAAAGTGATACAGTTCTCTTATATTCAATATAAGGATGTGAGAATGAAACGTTTAGTATTATCTGCTATTTTAGCCCCTGTATTATTTGGTGTTGCACCTTTGAGTGCTGATGATGGTTTTAGCCTCTTTAGTAATACCAAATACAACGGAGAAGTACGTGCTCGTTATGAAAATGTTGATGATGAGAATAATGCAGTGCAACAAGCCAATGCTTACACGGTTAGAGCGATGCTTGGTCTTGAGACGACGCTGTTCGGAGTGAATGGATTGAGTATGAAAGTGGATGGAACCACCGTACAAACCCTCGGAGGTACCAAATATAATGACCTCTCCCCGACCAAGTTTACCAATTACGATGTTGTTGCTGATCCGGAACAAACCCGCTTTACACAAGGGTACATTCAGTATAAAATGGGGACGACAACACTCAAAGCAGGTCGTCAAATCACCAATCTCGATAATCAACGCTTTATCGGCTCGGTAGATTGGAGACAAATGCCTCAGAGTTTGGATGCCCTCTCGGTTACGAATACTTCCATTGCAGGATTGAATCTCTATGGAGCCTATGTCTACAGTTATGCAACGGTATTTAATGAACCGACACAAGAGAGCGAATCGGTTTTACTGAATGCAACCTATAAAGTCAATGATATGCTCAAAGTCACTGCTTATGATTATATGCTCTCTTTGGAAAAAGCTCAATTCGCAGCCGATACCTATGGAGTGGCTCTCAGTGGTGATGTATCCGCAGTTGGAGCTAAAATCGCTTATCGTGCAGAGTATGCCAAACAAACCGATTCGACCTTTGATACGACGATCACGAATATCGAAGGAAAAAACGATGCCGCTTACTACAATCTCGAAGCCACGGCAAGTATGATGGGCCTTTCACTGGGTGCCGGATATGAGTTTTTGAGCGGCACAACAGGTAGCGATGGAAAAACCAAATTTCAAACACCATTGGCAACGCTTCACAAATTCAACGGAACAGCCGATAAATTTCTCGCTACTCCGACAGGGGGGCTCGTCGATACCTCTGTGAGTCTCGGTTATGGTGCAGCGGGATTGGGTAATGCTCTTGTGAGCTACCATGATTATGAAACCGACGTAGCTATGAGCGGAAAAAGTGATTTGGGAAGCGAATGGGATCTTCAATACGCTAACGCTATTCCAGGCGTAAAAGGGCTAAACGGTCTCATCAAAGCCGCCTATTATGATGGCGGGGATGTGGCAACGTACACAAAAGACGTTACTAAGCTTTGGTTACAGCTCGGATATAAATTTTAAATCTCTTTTATAAAGGCCTTTTGGCCTTTATTTCCTCTCCTCTTTTTCCCTTAATTGACCCAAGTCAAAGACAATCATTTCATAATCAAATACAATAACCTCTATAAAATTACGGATCAATTTTTGAGGAGATTCAGCAATGGCGAGTATTCAGCGTGTGATCAAACGAGACGGTTCTTCAGAGCTGTATCACCCTTTTAAAATTGAAGATGCGATTCGAAAAGCGTACGAGAGTGTGCAAGTCAGTGTGAATGAAGATGTTATTACGGAAATACTGTTTCAGGTAATGTATCACTCTGTTTTCGAAGTGGAAAAGATCCAAGATTTGATCGAAGAAGAGCTGTATAAATCGGGTGCATTTAGTGTGATGAAATCGTTTATCACCTATCGTTTTTTACATAAAATGCAACGGGAACATATCCTAGGTTTTGGAGAAGATACCACCTACGTCAACTCGACTCAAAGTGTTGAAGAGTATATTCACAAATCCGATTGGCGT from Sulfuricurvum kujiense DSM 16994 includes:
- a CDS encoding superoxide dismutase: MERRDFIALSTLVTATSIMGADTTPQVLQRQLQSEIYTPRPLAFNPKKLNGFSEKIILSHHQNNYGGAVKRAKMIEEKIASLPSSSAPFELGSLKREQMVAVNSMILHEYHFDNLGASGQMSPALANKISAVFTTTQNWENEFKKAALSLGGGSGWILLVYNHRLKSVENVWSWDHMHGLWDSEILLALDMYEHSYQMDFGANAKEYVETFMKNINWDVVNKRFESIS
- a CDS encoding ABC transporter ATP-binding protein; this translates as MKHSVIKCEGIEKTYGSGDSAVLAIKKADFEIYSGETVALLGPSGSGKTTLITMIGCITEPSGGKLTLSGECVYDSGWTIPDTRKIRREKIGFIFQSHNLIPFLNVRENITLVPQMNGVGVNEANTKAVELLEYLGVGDKLEKMPSELSGGQSQRVAIARSLANNPQIILADEPTAALDSQRALSVMELLRSLAHEHDVAIIVVTHDERMLPLFDRILRVEDGVVLEMANS
- a CDS encoding NnrS family protein, with amino-acid sequence MSTFSTTAQKKQNYFLSQPHQPFFVFGVLWAIASMVLFTLSHKGVIPLAVSEREFHLYSLAFIVFAQFFHGFLFTTFPRFCTAMTIPKEVYIRIVWLYQIASILFFIGSLVSPWMVLVAMCAGLFAHVMAIFTLHWVYKIGQSPLKQDPYWILIAHGIALASHLLWIIAYGISLIWDFQGWFEIIVPIIVNFFFVFLTFSVAQRMIPFFSHSQEAKSNYFVETVFGFLIIKTLLAMSAFAIGEAVISILLALYLLREFLRWNLHPFHSPAIVWILHLALFWLPAGLLIGGILQIIEALTSLDFLFAGAHLLVLGFLTTVLIGFGTRVTLGHSGQPPYADKLTIALFWWTQIIVLARLVLSIDTALGASHGWLFDIASTGWILLFIAWSIRYGETLIFGKKTR